Within the Micromonospora citrea genome, the region CCGCCGCCGAGGTCGGCCCGGTCGGGGTGTGCGACGGCTGCGCCGGGCTGCTCGACGGCTCGGCGACCGAGGGCGGTGGCCTGGTGTGGCTGACGACCAGGTGCCAGGGCTGCGGGCGGGAGCGGACCGCACCGGGCGGGCGTGCGCTGCCGCGCCCCGCGGGCCAGCGGCCGGGCCCGCCGGCGTGGCTGCTGGAGGCGGCGGCCGAGCTGGACGCACGGCGGCTGGGCGAGCGGCCCGACCGCTCACAGCCCGTCTAAGCCGGGCCGGCGGACCGCCTCACTCCACTACCCGGCCCGGGCTGTTCGGCGCTCTCCGGGGACGGGGGACGACCGCCCTTTGTGTGACGCGCTCCACGGCCCGGAGCGTACATAAAACTTGTACGCGAGATTACCGTCTGCCTACAATGAAGTTGTACGTTCCGCCCCCCACTCTGCCTGTGAGGAGAGAGCCGAGATGCTGAGCTACGAGGAGATCCTGGAGCGCGCCCTGCTGGCCGCTGCCGAGACGCTGGACCTGGAGGAGGCCGCCGAGTCGGCGGGCGAGGAGCCGCTGGCCGACAGCGACGGCGAGCCGACCGAGGTCCGCGAGGTCCAGTCGCTGAGCGACGCGGGCTTCATGACGACCGACCACGGGGTGGTCATCCGGCTGACCGACGGCCGCGAGTTCACCCTGTCGCTCAAGCAGTACCGCTGACCGAGCCGGCGGGCGCGCCTCGAGCGTGCCCGCCGCTTCCGTGCCCGACCCGACCTGCCCTGACCTGAGGAGCGAGAGATGACCGAGCTGACCTGCACCGAGCGCCTTGTGACCCCGACCTTCAACGCCGAGTTCGTGCCCGAGGAGGACGGCGGGCCGTGCACCCAGCCGGCGGTCGCCCGCGTGGTGCTCGAGCACGACGGCGAGAAGTGCGGGGACGGCGGGCTGTGCCTGTTCGACCCGGAGGAGGGCCTGGAGCTGGCCCCGTGGACGCAGGAGCGCCTGCTGTGCGCCAACCACTTGCACGAGCACGAGGCGGCTGTGGCCGAGCGCGGCGAGCTGGTGGGGGAGACGCTGACCCGCCTGTGACGACCGACGAGAGCCGCCCGGGACCCCCGGGCGGCCTCGACCTGTTGGAGGGAAACCGATGGAGAGCAAGAGGGTGCCGGACGTGCCGGCACTGCCGACCGGCGGCGGTGCCGCCGAGGCCGCCGGGTAGGCCGGCGTGGTTCACGTGGAGAAGGTCGACGTGCCGGAGCGGCCGAGCCGGGGCGCGTGGGCGTCGGTGTGGCTGGCGTTCAGTGCCGGCATCGCGGCATCGCTGGCGGCGAACATCGCGCACGCCGGTGCCGGTGCCGTGGCGCGTGCCGTCGCGGGGTGGGCGCCGCTGGCGCTGCTGCTGTGCTCGGAGGTGATGACGCGGGTGCCGCCCCCGCGGCACACCTGGCTGCGGCGCGTGCAGATCGCCAGCACGGTGATCGTCGCCGGGGTCGCCGCGCTGGCCAGCTACCGGCACATGAAGGGCCTGGCCCTGGAGTACGGCGAGGACGGCCTGACGGCGAGCACGCTGCCGCTGTCCGTCGACGGCCTGGTGGTTGTGGCGTCGATCGGGCTGGTGGTGCTGTCGCAGCAGCGGCGCGAGGCGGACGCGGCCGAGCGTGCCGCCGCCCTGGCCCGTGCCGCCGAGCGGGAGGCGTTCCTGGCGTCCGTCGCCGCGGCCCCGGTGCCGCCGCCCCCGGTGCCGGTGCCGAAGCCCGGGCCGGAGCCGGTGCCGCCGGCCGCCGTGCCGGAGTGCGAGCCGGTGCCGCGTGCCGACGAGCCCGAGCACGTGCCGGTGCCGCTGCCGGACCCCGAGCCGGAGCCGCTGCCATTGCCGCCGGACCCCGAGCCGGTGCCGCAGTCGGCGCGGGTGCCGCTGCCGTCGCTGGACGTGGTGGTGCCGCCGGAGCCGTGGCCAGCCCAGCAGCCGGTGCCGCCGCCGGACCCGGTGCCGCCGGACACGGCTGACGAGAACGCGGCGGCCCGGAAGGTGTGGCGGGACTCGCTGGCGGCCGGGGAGCCGCTGACGGGCAAGGCGCTCGGCGACCGCTTCAAGCGCAGCGAGCGGTGGGGCCGGAACCGGATCAAGGAGGCCCGGGGCGAGCTCCAGGCCGAGCAGGAGGCCGGCGGTGGCGTCGCCGGCGAAACCGACCAGCAGGAAGCCCGGGTGCCGGTCGGCGCCGGGGTCGAGTAGAGGAGGAGAGACAGATGGTGTCGATGGCGATGATCCAGGCCGCGCGGGCGGCGCAGTTCCCCAGCGACCCGTACGCCTGGGTGCTGACCCGGGACCGGGACCACGAGCTGCACGGCACGTCGGAGTCGGAGGTCGGGACGGCTGGCCCCGGGCAGGCGACCGAGGAGATGTTCGAGCGGGCCCGGACGCAGGGCCGCCGGTTCCGACTGCTCGACGAGGGCGACATCGACGAGGGCGCGATCGCGGACGGGAAGGACGTCGACCCGGACGAGCGCGGCGTGGTGTACGAGGGCCTGATCTGGACCGAGGGGGAGCCCGGCGGCGAGGCCGACTTCGGGCCGCTGTACGACTTCGGCACGCCGAACTACGGGTGCGTCGAGATCCAGTACCGCGAGGGCGACCGCTGGGTTTCGCTGTAGTGGCGAGCCGTCCGGTCGCAGTGGTTGAATGTGACCGGCCTCGTCCCACGATGCCGTGCGGTGTGCGGGGCCGGTCAGGAGAGCCGTCGGGGGACAGCGAGGCCTGACCGGACCCGCAACCGACCAAGAGCCCGGGACCTCGAGCAGGGGGTCCCGGGCTCATTGTGTCCGCAGTTGTCCGAGTTGCCTGTGAGGTCACAGTGTCTGGAAGGCGACAATTGCTGCGGGTGACTCATACGAGCCCGTAGGTAGCACGGTGCGATGGAGCACTGCTAGCTTATAGGCCGGTCGAGTTCAGGCCGGCTTTTCGCGTGCTGGGGGTCCGATGCGTTGCTACGGGTACGACGAGACAGGACTGGAGATCATCGACGCCGAGGCGGCGGTGATCCGCGACGTCGTGAAGCGAGTGCTCGACGGGGAGAGTATGCGATCAACCGTCGCCGATCTGCGGGCGCGAGAGATCATGACGTCGGCCGGGCGGCCCTGGACCC harbors:
- a CDS encoding DUF2637 domain-containing protein is translated as MVHVEKVDVPERPSRGAWASVWLAFSAGIAASLAANIAHAGAGAVARAVAGWAPLALLLCSEVMTRVPPPRHTWLRRVQIASTVIVAGVAALASYRHMKGLALEYGEDGLTASTLPLSVDGLVVVASIGLVVLSQQRREADAAERAAALARAAEREAFLASVAAAPVPPPPVPVPKPGPEPVPPAAVPECEPVPRADEPEHVPVPLPDPEPEPLPLPPDPEPVPQSARVPLPSLDVVVPPEPWPAQQPVPPPDPVPPDTADENAAARKVWRDSLAAGEPLTGKALGDRFKRSERWGRNRIKEARGELQAEQEAGGGVAGETDQQEARVPVGAGVE